From the Rhodoferax mekongensis genome, one window contains:
- a CDS encoding efflux RND transporter permease subunit gives MNQEPSKGFNLSKWALDHSALTRYLMIVLMLLGAAAYFQLGQDEDPPFTFRAMVVRTYWPGATAQQVAEQVTDKIERTLQEVQYADQIRSYSKPGESQIIFQIKDSSKGSDVPNVWYTVRKKIGDMRGTLPGGVVGPFFNDDFGDVYGVIYALEGDGFNYAELKTFADDVRQRLLRVPDVAKVELFGAQDEKLYIEISQKRLAQLGLDFNQVLAQLGQQNAVESAGAVQTPLDVVQVRVGGQFNAVAQLADMPIRGASGNQFRLKDIATIAKGYVDPPSVKVHHQGKEVIALGVSMAKGGDIIALGHALEKTFAGIEKSLPVGIKLVQLQDQPKSVSTSVNEFVRVLIEAVVIVLAVSFISLGLHKRPGNHPLWRRWILDVRPGLVVGITIPLVLAVTFLGMYYWGIGLHKISLGSLIIALGLLVDDAIIAVEMMVRKMEEGYDKVRAATFAYEVTAMPMLTGTLITAVGFLPIGLAKSVTGEYTYAIFAVTVLALILSWFVSVYFVPYLGNWLLKSQPHHAGESVHQEHFDTPFYNAFRRTVNWCVQHRWTTIGATILVFALGIVGMGKVQQQFFPDSSRPEVLVDIWFPEGTSFANNQEVTQRVEARLMQEAGVASVSTWIGSGVPRFYLPLDQVFPQTNVSQFIIIPVDLKVRESLRVKLPALLASEFPEVRGRVKLLPNGPPVAYPVQFRVVGGDPLVLRDRADEVKAAMRQSRNTRGVNDNWNESVKVLRLEVDQDKARALGVSSQSIAQAAKTLSTGTTVGQYREGDKLIDIVLRQPQDERNAITDIANAYLPTSSGKSIPITQIAKPVFTWEPGVMWRENRDYAITVQSDIVEGMQGATVTAELLPQMKALEAQWATKGFNGYRIEVAGAVAESSKGSASIVAGVPIMLFLTFTLLMLQLQSFSRSLLVFITGPLGIAGVAGALILLGRPFGFVALLGVIALMGMIQRNSVILIDQIEQDRAAGIPAWDAIVESAVRRLRPIVLTAAAAVLAMIPLSRSVFWGPMAVAIMGGLIVATVLTLLALPAMYAAWFRVKREIPAAT, from the coding sequence ATGAACCAAGAACCAAGCAAGGGGTTTAACCTCTCCAAATGGGCGCTGGACCATTCCGCGCTCACCCGCTATTTGATGATCGTGCTGATGCTGTTGGGCGCCGCCGCCTACTTCCAGCTCGGCCAGGACGAAGACCCGCCATTCACCTTCCGAGCCATGGTCGTGCGCACCTACTGGCCCGGTGCCACCGCCCAGCAAGTGGCGGAGCAGGTGACCGACAAGATCGAGCGCACGCTGCAGGAAGTGCAGTACGCCGACCAGATCCGCAGCTACTCCAAGCCCGGCGAGTCCCAGATCATTTTCCAGATCAAGGACTCCAGTAAAGGCAGTGATGTTCCCAACGTCTGGTACACGGTGCGCAAGAAGATCGGCGACATGCGCGGCACCTTGCCGGGCGGTGTGGTCGGTCCATTTTTCAACGACGACTTCGGCGACGTGTATGGCGTGATTTACGCGCTGGAAGGTGATGGCTTCAACTACGCCGAGCTCAAGACCTTTGCTGACGATGTGCGCCAGCGCCTGCTGCGCGTGCCCGATGTGGCCAAGGTGGAGCTGTTCGGCGCGCAGGACGAAAAGCTTTACATCGAGATCTCCCAGAAGCGGCTGGCCCAGTTGGGGCTGGATTTCAACCAGGTGCTGGCGCAACTCGGGCAGCAGAACGCGGTGGAATCCGCCGGCGCGGTGCAGACCCCGCTGGACGTGGTGCAAGTGCGCGTAGGCGGCCAGTTCAATGCGGTCGCGCAGTTGGCTGACATGCCGATTCGCGGCGCCAGCGGCAACCAGTTCCGACTGAAAGACATTGCCACCATCGCCAAGGGCTATGTGGACCCCCCGTCCGTCAAAGTGCACCACCAGGGCAAGGAAGTGATTGCGCTGGGCGTATCCATGGCCAAGGGGGGCGACATCATCGCCCTCGGCCACGCGCTGGAAAAAACGTTCGCAGGCATCGAGAAATCCTTGCCTGTCGGTATCAAGCTGGTGCAGTTGCAGGACCAACCCAAGTCGGTCTCCACCTCGGTGAACGAGTTTGTGCGGGTGCTGATAGAGGCGGTAGTGATTGTGCTGGCCGTGAGCTTTATCTCGCTGGGCCTGCACAAGCGGCCCGGTAACCACCCCTTGTGGAGGCGCTGGATCCTGGACGTGCGGCCCGGGTTGGTGGTGGGCATCACGATTCCTTTGGTGTTGGCCGTGACCTTCCTTGGCATGTACTACTGGGGCATCGGCCTGCACAAGATTTCGCTGGGCTCGCTCATCATTGCGCTGGGCCTGCTGGTGGATGACGCCATCATTGCCGTGGAAATGATGGTCCGCAAAATGGAAGAGGGCTACGACAAGGTGCGCGCGGCGACTTTTGCCTATGAAGTGACCGCCATGCCCATGCTGACCGGCACCTTGATTACGGCAGTGGGTTTCCTGCCCATCGGCCTGGCCAAGTCGGTGACCGGCGAATACACCTACGCCATCTTTGCGGTGACAGTGCTGGCGCTGATCTTGAGCTGGTTTGTGTCGGTGTACTTTGTGCCTTATTTGGGCAACTGGTTGCTCAAGAGCCAGCCCCACCATGCCGGCGAATCTGTCCATCAGGAGCACTTTGACACTCCGTTTTACAACGCTTTCCGTCGCACTGTGAACTGGTGCGTGCAGCATCGCTGGACCACGATTGGTGCCACCATTCTGGTATTCGCATTGGGTATCGTGGGTATGGGCAAGGTGCAGCAGCAATTCTTCCCGGACTCCAGCCGCCCTGAGGTGTTGGTGGATATCTGGTTCCCCGAAGGAACCTCCTTTGCCAACAACCAGGAAGTTACCCAGCGCGTAGAAGCCCGCCTGATGCAGGAGGCCGGTGTAGCGTCGGTGAGCACCTGGATCGGTTCGGGTGTGCCGCGTTTTTACTTGCCGCTGGACCAGGTGTTCCCGCAAACCAACGTGTCGCAGTTCATCATCATTCCGGTGGACTTGAAAGTGCGTGAGTCCTTGCGGGTGAAGCTGCCTGCCTTGTTGGCCAGCGAGTTCCCCGAGGTGCGTGGCCGCGTCAAGCTGCTGCCCAACGGTCCGCCCGTGGCCTATCCGGTGCAGTTCCGGGTGGTAGGCGGTGATCCGCTGGTGCTGCGTGATCGGGCCGACGAAGTCAAGGCCGCCATGCGCCAGAGCCGCAACACCCGGGGTGTGAACGACAACTGGAACGAGTCCGTCAAGGTTTTGCGCCTCGAGGTTGACCAGGACAAGGCCCGTGCATTGGGTGTCAGCAGCCAGAGCATTGCCCAGGCCGCCAAGACCTTGTCCACCGGCACGACCGTGGGTCAATACCGTGAGGGTGACAAGCTGATCGACATCGTGTTGCGCCAGCCACAGGATGAGCGCAACGCCATCACCGATATCGCCAATGCCTACCTGCCCACCAGTAGCGGAAAGTCCATCCCGATCACCCAGATCGCCAAGCCGGTGTTCACGTGGGAGCCGGGTGTGATGTGGCGTGAAAACCGGGATTACGCGATCACGGTGCAAAGTGACATCGTTGAAGGCATGCAAGGCGCAACCGTGACCGCGGAGTTGCTGCCCCAGATGAAAGCGCTGGAAGCGCAGTGGGCCACCAAAGGTTTCAATGGCTATCGCATTGAAGTGGCCGGCGCGGTGGCAGAAAGCTCCAAGGGCTCTGCATCCATCGTGGCGGGTGTTCCCATCATGCTGTTCCTGACCTTTACGCTGCTCATGCTGCAGCTGCAGAGCTTCAGCCGGTCGCTGCTGGTATTCATTACCGGGCCTCTGGGCATTGCAGGTGTCGCCGGTGCGCTGATCTTGCTGGGGCGTCCGTTCGGATTCGTGGCGTTGCTCGGGGTGATTGCCTTGATGGGCATGATCCAGCGCAACTCGGTGATCCTGATTGACCAGATCGAGCAGGACAGGGCTGCGGGCATCCCGGCTTGGGACGCCATTGTGGAATCCGCCGTGCGCCGTCTGCGACCCATCGTGCTCACGGCAGCAGCCGCGGTGCTGGCCATGATTCCGCTGTCTCGCTCTGTGTTCTGGGGCCCGATGGCGGTTGCCATCATGGGGGGCTTGATCGTGGCTACCGTGCTCACATTGCTGGCTTTGCCGGCCATGTATGCAGCGTGGTTCCGGGTCAAACGCGAGATTCCTGCCGCAACTTGA
- a CDS encoding efflux RND transporter periplasmic adaptor subunit → MSPHKLLFATPVLLSALLLTACSKPAPSEEPVRAVKLMSVGVGSIQSSLEFSADVRARVESRLGFRVGGKVVRRAVELGQTVKAGQVIAQLDPQDYKLAADAARAQVAAAQTNRDLAAADYKRYKELRDQNFISGAELERRDTALKAAQAQLEQAQAQLNSQGNQAGYTTLVADVSGVVTAVTAEVGQVVAAGTPVVQIAQDGPRDVVFSVPEDKVALIKQGSKVDVRVWASKTQVEGTVREVAASADPVTRTFTVKVALEAKDALPLGSTVSVSPKALDRSAAQVIKLPTSALLKAGEGSSVWVLDSATMTVKPQPVVVATADGNDAVITQGLTPGMQVVVAGVHVLSPGQKVSIYKEKGAVAPAPSAPAAMDSVAPSAAAASAAGK, encoded by the coding sequence ATGTCTCCTCACAAACTACTTTTTGCCACGCCGGTTTTGCTCAGCGCCTTGCTGTTGACCGCCTGTTCCAAGCCTGCGCCTTCGGAAGAGCCGGTTCGTGCTGTCAAGCTGATGTCGGTGGGCGTGGGCAGCATTCAGTCGAGCCTTGAGTTTTCTGCGGATGTGCGGGCGCGTGTGGAATCCCGGCTGGGCTTCCGGGTGGGCGGCAAAGTGGTGCGCCGCGCTGTGGAGCTGGGGCAGACGGTCAAAGCCGGGCAGGTGATCGCCCAGCTGGATCCGCAAGATTACAAGTTGGCGGCGGACGCCGCGCGCGCCCAGGTGGCCGCAGCCCAGACCAACCGCGACCTCGCAGCCGCTGACTACAAGCGCTACAAAGAGTTGCGCGATCAGAACTTCATCAGCGGTGCCGAGTTGGAGCGCCGTGACACGGCCCTCAAAGCCGCCCAAGCTCAGCTTGAGCAGGCGCAGGCCCAGCTCAACAGCCAAGGCAACCAAGCTGGCTACACCACGCTGGTGGCCGATGTGTCGGGCGTCGTAACGGCAGTCACCGCAGAAGTCGGCCAGGTGGTGGCTGCAGGTACGCCGGTAGTGCAGATTGCACAGGATGGTCCGCGCGATGTGGTGTTTTCTGTACCTGAAGACAAAGTGGCTTTGATCAAGCAAGGCTCCAAGGTGGATGTGCGCGTGTGGGCGAGCAAAACCCAGGTGGAAGGCACGGTGCGCGAAGTCGCTGCCAGCGCCGACCCGGTGACCCGTACCTTCACCGTGAAAGTGGCACTGGAGGCCAAAGATGCCCTGCCCTTGGGCAGCACCGTGTCGGTGTCACCCAAAGCCCTGGACCGCAGTGCGGCGCAAGTGATCAAGCTGCCGACCTCGGCGCTGCTGAAGGCGGGCGAGGGAAGCAGCGTATGGGTGCTGGACAGCGCGACCATGACAGTCAAACCCCAGCCCGTAGTGGTGGCGACAGCTGACGGCAATGACGCCGTCATTACCCAGGGCCTGACGCCCGGCATGCAGGTGGTGGTGGCAGGGGTGCACGTGCTGTCACCGGGACAGAAGGTCTCCATCTACAAGGAAAAAGGCGCGGTAGCGCCCGCCCCATCTGCGCCAGCAGCTATGGATTCTGTAGCGCCTTCCGCCGCAGCGGCCTCTGCTGCGGGCAAGTGA
- the hpnC gene encoding squalene synthase HpnC gives MPALPDSAAPLAPVAVPITHYENFPVASVLCPPHLRAPIAAIYHFARTADDIADEGNASADERLAELAMYRSGLDDAPEALARWPQVFGPLRAQRDAHGLPAPLLHALLDAFVQDTEKTRDGTGYRDHAELLDYCSRSADPVGRLLLHLYGVQDGESLEMSDAICSALQLINFWQDLSVDIPRGRYYLPQEACERFGVNQADILARKQTPNVTKLIAACAQQARASMQKGAPLVHRLPGRAGWELRLVVQGGLRILNKIASMNYRTLERRPKLYAWDYGVMVWRALWM, from the coding sequence ATGCCCGCCCTGCCCGATTCCGCTGCTCCTTTGGCCCCAGTCGCCGTCCCCATCACGCATTACGAGAATTTCCCTGTTGCCTCGGTGTTGTGCCCGCCCCACTTGCGGGCGCCGATTGCGGCGATATACCACTTTGCCCGCACTGCAGACGACATTGCCGACGAAGGTAACGCCAGCGCCGACGAGCGCCTGGCCGAGCTCGCGATGTACCGCAGCGGCCTGGATGACGCGCCCGAGGCACTGGCCCGCTGGCCCCAGGTCTTCGGCCCGCTGCGTGCCCAGCGCGACGCCCACGGCCTGCCCGCCCCTCTGCTGCACGCCCTGCTGGACGCCTTTGTGCAAGACACCGAGAAAACCCGTGACGGCACCGGCTACCGCGACCACGCCGAATTGCTGGACTACTGCAGCCGCTCCGCCGACCCGGTGGGCCGCCTGCTGCTGCACCTTTATGGCGTGCAGGACGGGGAGTCCCTGGAAATGAGCGACGCCATCTGCTCCGCCTTGCAACTTATCAACTTCTGGCAGGACCTGAGTGTGGACATTCCCCGTGGCCGCTATTACCTGCCGCAGGAAGCCTGTGAGCGCTTTGGCGTGAACCAGGCGGATATTCTGGCGCGCAAGCAGACCCCAAACGTTACCAAATTGATAGCTGCTTGCGCACAGCAGGCCAGGGCCAGCATGCAAAAAGGTGCTCCTTTGGTACACCGCCTGCCCGGCCGCGCCGGCTGGGAGTTGCGCCTAGTGGTGCAAGGCGGCCTGCGCATTCTGAACAAGATCGCCTCCATGAACTACCGCACCCTGGAACGCCGCCCCAAGCTGTATGCGTGGGATTACGGGGTGATGGTGTGGCGGGCTTTGTGGATGTGA
- the hpnD gene encoding presqualene diphosphate synthase HpnD: protein MTPEQYVQEKAAASGSSFYYAFLFLPAPRRAAITAFYAFCREVDDVVDDMVDAGVAATKLAWWRSEVQQSFNGTVTHPVMKALMPHAAAYHIEARHLLAVIDGCQMDLEQTRYLDYPGLQRYCHLVAGVVGEVAAGIFGQTDPQTTQYAHKLGQALQLTNILRDVGEDAMRGRIYLPVNELQQFDVKAHEILKRSYSDRFVALMKFQAQRAQGLYDEALALLPAADRRTQKPGLMMASIYRALLTEIERDNFQVLHQRVSLTPLRKFWLAWKVQALGRL from the coding sequence ATGACCCCAGAGCAATACGTCCAGGAAAAAGCCGCTGCGTCCGGCAGCAGCTTTTACTACGCCTTTCTTTTCCTGCCTGCCCCGCGCCGCGCCGCCATCACCGCCTTTTATGCCTTCTGCCGCGAGGTGGACGATGTGGTGGACGACATGGTCGACGCCGGAGTGGCTGCCACCAAACTCGCCTGGTGGCGCTCTGAAGTGCAGCAATCCTTCAACGGCACGGTTACCCACCCGGTAATGAAAGCCCTCATGCCGCACGCCGCTGCCTACCACATCGAAGCCCGCCACTTGCTGGCCGTGATTGATGGCTGCCAAATGGACCTGGAGCAAACCCGCTACCTCGACTACCCCGGCCTGCAACGCTATTGCCACCTGGTGGCTGGCGTGGTGGGTGAGGTGGCGGCCGGCATCTTCGGCCAGACTGACCCGCAGACCACCCAATATGCCCACAAGCTGGGTCAGGCCCTGCAGCTCACCAACATCCTGCGTGATGTGGGGGAAGACGCCATGCGCGGCCGCATCTACCTGCCGGTCAATGAGCTTCAGCAGTTCGATGTGAAGGCGCATGAAATCCTCAAACGCAGCTACTCCGACCGCTTTGTGGCGCTGATGAAGTTTCAGGCCCAGCGCGCCCAAGGCTTGTATGACGAGGCACTGGCCTTGCTGCCTGCCGCCGACCGCCGCACGCAGAAGCCCGGCCTGATGATGGCCAGCATTTACCGCGCCTTGCTCACCGAGATTGAGCGCGACAACTTCCAGGTGCTGCACCAGCGCGTCAGCCTCACCCCGCTGCGCAAGTTCTGGCTGGCGTGGAAGGTGCAGGCGCTCGGAAGATTATGA
- the hpnE gene encoding hydroxysqualene dehydroxylase HpnE yields MRIAIVGAGWAGMAAAVTATLAGHRAIVFEAARAVGGRARALSGTLPDGTPVVLDNGQHILIGAYTRTLELMRTVGVDPATHLKRLPLDLRFGDGEGLALPMWPSPLDALAGIATARGWTWADRWSLLRASVGWQLAGFQCAPGTSVAELCRTLSPTIQSTLIAPLCVSALNTPAERACGQVFLTVLRDSLFGGRGSSNLLLPTRDLSSLFPAAAAEWLVNRGGELRTGVRVTSLQHGNTWLVNGEAFDAVIWATSSSNAASALMESAQAAPETIADSLRQWSTTAEALRFEAIATVYSYAPDAALSRPMVALRDDADHPAQFVFDRGQLDGTRGLLAFVVSASDGDKETLERRVLAQARTQLGLELAPVQTVIEKRATFACTPALQRPGQAVAPGLWACGDYIAGPYPATLEGATRSGMAAAESLGTA; encoded by the coding sequence ATGAGAATCGCCATCGTCGGCGCCGGCTGGGCGGGGATGGCGGCTGCAGTGACGGCGACACTTGCTGGGCACCGCGCTATCGTTTTTGAAGCAGCCCGCGCAGTCGGCGGGCGCGCTAGAGCCCTGAGCGGCACATTGCCTGACGGCACGCCCGTGGTGCTGGACAACGGCCAGCACATACTGATTGGCGCCTACACCCGCACCCTAGAGCTGATGCGCACCGTGGGGGTGGACCCCGCCACCCACCTGAAGCGCCTGCCCTTGGACTTGCGCTTTGGCGACGGTGAAGGCCTGGCCTTGCCAATGTGGCCCAGCCCCTTGGACGCGCTGGCGGGCATCGCCACCGCCCGTGGCTGGACCTGGGCCGACCGCTGGAGCCTGCTCCGGGCTTCGGTGGGCTGGCAACTTGCGGGCTTCCAATGCGCACCGGGCACCAGCGTGGCGGAACTGTGCCGCACCCTCAGCCCCACCATCCAATCCACGTTGATAGCTCCGCTGTGCGTCTCGGCCCTCAACACCCCCGCGGAGCGGGCTTGTGGCCAGGTCTTTTTGACCGTGCTGCGCGACTCGCTGTTCGGCGGGCGCGGCAGCTCCAACCTGCTGCTGCCCACGCGCGATCTCTCCAGCCTGTTTCCAGCCGCCGCGGCAGAGTGGCTGGTCAACCGGGGTGGAGAACTGCGCACCGGCGTGCGGGTGACAAGCCTTCAACACGGCAACACCTGGCTGGTGAACGGTGAAGCATTTGACGCCGTCATTTGGGCCACGTCATCGTCCAATGCGGCCTCCGCGCTCATGGAATCTGCGCAAGCAGCTCCTGAAACCATAGCAGATAGCTTGCGGCAGTGGTCAACTACGGCCGAAGCCTTGCGGTTCGAAGCCATTGCCACCGTCTATTCCTACGCCCCCGACGCCGCCCTAAGCCGACCCATGGTGGCGCTGCGCGATGACGCGGACCACCCGGCCCAGTTTGTGTTTGACCGCGGCCAGCTCGACGGCACCCGTGGCCTGCTCGCTTTTGTGGTCAGCGCCAGCGACGGCGACAAAGAGACGCTGGAGCGTCGGGTGTTGGCCCAGGCCCGCACGCAGCTGGGGCTGGAACTCGCACCTGTACAAACGGTGATCGAAAAACGCGCCACTTTTGCCTGCACACCGGCGCTGCAACGCCCCGGTCAAGCTGTAGCCCCGGGCCTTTGGGCCTGCGGTGACTACATAGCCGGTCCCTACCCCGCCACGCTGGAAGGTGCCACCCGCAGTGGCATGGCAGCCGCAGAGTCCCTGGGCACCGCTTGA
- a CDS encoding penicillin acylase family protein gives MKLALKLVGLLLALLLLAAGGLGGWYLYQKQPVRSGVIELTDLGNKVTVRYDERGVPHISAQNEADLYRALGYVHAQDRLFQLEMVRRLANGELAEVLGPKLLEVDKLFRTLGLREHAKKIVAAMDRSTPANQALLNYLDGINQYQDKHRVPLEFDILGITPHPFTPEDTYAVGGYLAYSFAAAFRNEPVMTFIRDKLGPDYLRAFDIEWHPEGVITPLTAGSARLNDSDWNSLNRIAAVSLQATELGGIPLLEGSNAWAISGKRTESGSPLLAGDPHIAFSAPAVWYEAHLSSPGFELFGHFQALNPTALLGHNQDFGWSLTMFQNDDIDLIAEKVNPENPQQVWHQGRWVDMGTRSELIQVKGEPPVRISLRSTPNGPVINDAFKDSLGATPISMWWAFLSTENPVQQAFYELNRADTLEKARNAASKIHAPGLNIVWANAKGDIAWWAAGLLPQRPQGVNPTFVLDATKGEDQKPGFYAFQFNPQEENPARGYIMSANHQPQPKSGVPVAGYYNLPDRAQRLDALLQTPDLKWNSAEARKLQLDVTNNYGPRILRDLLPVMAAVVTDPNDKAFMEPLTKWDGAYTEDSIAATLFTQMMYELSKAAFADELGPVQFENLRQSRALDHALPLLVADPASPWWDDVSTPAKESHFETVRIAWSNTLKHLQGLYGTSLLDWRWGSAHTLTHGHPLGRQKPLDKIFNVGPFPVPGGRETPNNLSGSIGPAPWAVTYGPSTRRVIDFADSGKAVGINPLGQSGVWPDQHYADQAEKYVKGEYVRMWLDEADIAAHTESTLVLRPAR, from the coding sequence GTGAAACTGGCATTGAAACTGGTGGGCCTGCTGCTGGCCCTTTTGCTGCTAGCCGCAGGCGGCTTGGGCGGGTGGTATCTGTACCAAAAACAACCGGTACGCAGCGGTGTCATCGAGCTGACTGACCTGGGCAACAAGGTCACGGTACGTTATGACGAGCGCGGCGTGCCCCACATCAGCGCCCAGAACGAGGCCGACCTCTACCGCGCGCTGGGCTACGTACACGCCCAGGACCGCCTGTTCCAGCTCGAGATGGTGCGCCGCCTTGCCAACGGCGAATTGGCCGAGGTGCTGGGCCCCAAGTTGCTGGAGGTGGACAAGCTGTTCCGCACGCTGGGCTTGCGCGAGCACGCGAAAAAAATAGTGGCAGCCATGGACCGCAGCACGCCGGCCAACCAGGCTTTGTTGAACTACCTGGACGGCATCAACCAGTACCAGGACAAGCACCGCGTTCCCCTGGAATTTGACATTCTGGGTATCACCCCGCACCCCTTCACCCCGGAAGACACCTATGCCGTGGGGGGCTACCTGGCCTACAGCTTTGCCGCCGCCTTCCGCAATGAACCGGTGATGACTTTTATCCGTGACAAGCTGGGCCCCGACTATCTGCGTGCCTTTGATATTGAATGGCACCCCGAGGGGGTAATTACCCCACTCACTGCAGGTAGTGCGCGCCTGAACGACAGCGACTGGAACAGCCTGAACCGCATCGCCGCCGTCAGCCTGCAAGCCACCGAACTGGGGGGCATTCCCCTTCTGGAAGGCAGCAACGCCTGGGCCATTTCGGGCAAGCGCACCGAGTCCGGCAGCCCGCTGCTGGCGGGGGACCCGCACATTGCCTTCTCCGCACCCGCCGTCTGGTACGAGGCGCACCTGAGCAGTCCGGGGTTTGAGTTGTTCGGCCACTTTCAGGCGCTCAACCCCACGGCCCTCCTGGGTCACAACCAGGATTTCGGCTGGAGCCTGACCATGTTCCAGAACGACGACATCGATTTGATTGCCGAAAAAGTCAATCCCGAAAACCCGCAGCAGGTCTGGCACCAAGGCCGGTGGGTCGACATGGGTACCCGGTCCGAACTTATCCAGGTCAAGGGGGAACCTCCGGTGCGCATCAGCCTGCGCAGCACACCGAATGGCCCGGTCATCAACGACGCATTCAAAGACAGCCTGGGCGCCACACCCATCTCGATGTGGTGGGCTTTTCTGTCCACCGAGAATCCGGTGCAACAGGCGTTTTATGAACTCAACCGCGCCGATACGCTGGAGAAGGCCCGCAACGCGGCCAGCAAGATCCACGCGCCCGGCCTGAACATTGTGTGGGCCAATGCCAAAGGCGACATCGCTTGGTGGGCTGCCGGCCTGCTGCCCCAGCGCCCGCAGGGGGTGAACCCCACCTTTGTCCTGGATGCCACCAAGGGCGAAGACCAAAAGCCCGGGTTTTACGCGTTCCAGTTCAACCCGCAAGAGGAAAACCCGGCGCGCGGCTACATCATGTCGGCCAACCACCAGCCCCAACCCAAGAGCGGGGTGCCGGTGGCCGGCTACTACAACCTGCCTGATCGCGCCCAACGCCTGGACGCCTTGCTCCAAACACCGGATCTCAAGTGGAACAGCGCAGAGGCCCGCAAGCTGCAGCTCGATGTAACCAACAACTACGGACCGCGCATTCTGCGCGATCTGTTGCCCGTAATGGCTGCGGTGGTCACCGACCCCAACGACAAGGCTTTCATGGAGCCCCTGACCAAATGGGATGGCGCCTACACCGAAGACAGCATTGCTGCCACCCTGTTCACCCAGATGATGTACGAGCTGTCCAAAGCAGCATTTGCCGATGAGCTGGGCCCGGTGCAATTTGAGAACCTGCGCCAGTCCCGCGCGCTGGACCACGCCTTGCCTTTGCTGGTGGCAGATCCCGCATCGCCCTGGTGGGACGACGTGAGCACGCCCGCCAAAGAGAGCCATTTCGAGACGGTGCGTATTGCCTGGTCCAACACGCTCAAGCATTTGCAAGGCCTGTATGGCACCAGCCTGCTCGATTGGCGGTGGGGCTCCGCCCACACGCTCACGCACGGCCACCCTCTGGGTCGCCAAAAGCCCCTGGACAAGATTTTTAACGTGGGGCCTTTCCCGGTACCCGGCGGACGCGAAACTCCCAATAACCTGTCAGGCTCCATCGGCCCTGCCCCCTGGGCGGTGACCTATGGGCCTTCGACGCGGCGGGTGATTGACTTTGCAGATTCCGGCAAAGCTGTGGGCATCAATCCGCTGGGCCAGAGCGGCGTGTGGCCCGACCAACACTACGCGGACCAGGCGGAGAAATACGTCAAGGGCGAATACGTGCGCATGTGGCTGGACGAAGCAGACATCGCCGCCCACACCGAAAGCACGCTGGTGCTGCGCCCGGCGCGCTGA
- a CDS encoding HAD family hydrolase has product MNDTPDSSCLTPSRTMLNLSLIRAITLDLDDTLWPVWPAIHRAEDILHHWLLAHAPLTAALYADPHQRRILRTDTEAQWADHAHDLSVLRRESIRLALQRAGENAALAEPAFEVFFDARMQVELFEDAIPLLQAMSERWPVVAVSNGNADVNRVGIGQYFAASVSARDAGVGKPDPKIFHAACDVVGVQPSQVLHIGDDAALDVLGALGVGMQTVWVNREEHVWTYEQHPHMTVGSLQELQDLLSGDGF; this is encoded by the coding sequence ATGAATGACACTCCCGATAGTAGCTGCCTCACGCCTAGTCGTACCATGCTGAACCTGAGCCTTATCCGCGCCATTACCCTCGACCTGGACGACACCTTGTGGCCGGTCTGGCCCGCCATTCACCGGGCGGAAGACATTCTTCACCATTGGTTGTTGGCGCATGCGCCGCTCACTGCCGCGCTCTATGCCGACCCGCACCAGCGCCGCATCTTGCGGACGGATACGGAGGCCCAGTGGGCCGACCACGCGCATGACCTGAGCGTGCTGCGGCGTGAGTCCATCCGCCTGGCCTTGCAGCGCGCGGGCGAGAACGCTGCGCTGGCGGAGCCGGCGTTCGAGGTGTTTTTCGATGCGCGCATGCAGGTCGAGTTGTTTGAAGATGCCATTCCTCTGTTGCAGGCCATGTCTGAGCGCTGGCCGGTGGTGGCGGTGTCCAATGGCAACGCAGATGTGAATCGCGTAGGCATAGGGCAGTACTTTGCGGCCAGTGTGAGCGCGCGCGATGCGGGGGTGGGCAAGCCCGATCCGAAAATTTTCCACGCTGCCTGTGATGTGGTGGGCGTACAGCCCTCGCAGGTGCTGCACATCGGCGACGACGCTGCACTTGACGTGCTGGGCGCTCTGGGCGTCGGCATGCAGACGGTGTGGGTGAACCGCGAAGAGCACGTCTGGACCTACGAACAGCACCCGCACATGACTGTGGGCAGCCTGCAGGAACTGCAGGACTTGCTCAGCGGCGACGGTTTTTAA
- a CDS encoding helix-turn-helix domain-containing protein, with product MPTTTPLIPLSMPVPSGEQLKAARLAAGLNQAQAAELMGYSLQTGSRGGVQSRTWQALESPTDDRNMQGPVFAMFLLLTGQHPTLQLVTREPQAPDAGKSPDAA from the coding sequence ATGCCCACAACAACCCCGTTGATTCCACTTTCGATGCCGGTTCCCTCCGGCGAACAGCTCAAAGCCGCGCGGCTGGCCGCCGGTCTGAACCAGGCACAGGCCGCCGAATTGATGGGCTACTCGCTGCAAACAGGCAGCCGGGGTGGTGTGCAGTCGCGCACCTGGCAGGCGCTGGAAAGTCCCACCGATGATCGCAACATGCAAGGACCGGTGTTCGCCATGTTTTTGCTGCTCACCGGCCAGCACCCGACCTTGCAACTGGTGACCAGAGAGCCCCAGGCACCCGACGCCGGCAAAAGCCCCGACGCTGCCTGA